The following are from one region of the Streptococcus sp. 1643 genome:
- a CDS encoding CidA/LrgA family protein: MKLYVQLMILFVISLIGEGISSFFHLPIPGSIIGLIILFLALQFKWLRTRHVNMVGNFLLANMTILFLPPAVGIMEKFDVIAPYLLPIVLIVFFAAVINIILIALVVQFIKRRFEGDYEKGDAK, encoded by the coding sequence ATGAAATTATATGTTCAATTAATGATTCTCTTTGTGATTTCTCTTATCGGAGAGGGAATTTCTAGTTTCTTTCATCTGCCCATCCCAGGCAGTATTATCGGCTTGATTATTCTCTTTCTAGCCTTACAGTTCAAGTGGCTGAGAACCAGACATGTCAATATGGTCGGGAATTTCTTGCTGGCCAATATGACCATTCTCTTTTTGCCACCAGCAGTGGGTATCATGGAAAAGTTTGATGTGATTGCTCCTTATCTTTTGCCTATCGTCTTGATTGTCTTTTTTGCGGCTGTCATCAATATTATCCTCATCGCTCTAGTGGTTCAGTTTATCAAGAGACGATTTGAGGGAGATTATGAGAAAGGAGATGCCAAATGA
- a CDS encoding LrgB family protein, translated as MSEFVSNPLFGIALSILAYLVGMLIYRRFPHPLTTPLLLSAIFIIIFLKATGISYQDYYQGGVYLNNLIVPSTVALGIPLYKSFHLMKHHARSILFGSLLAVVVNTCFTAIVAKIFGMDFFLAISLFPKSVTTAMAVGITEKLQGLTTVTLVVVVATGILTSVIGPTLLKWLKIDDPVAVGLSLGGTGHAVGTGTAFRYGSVAGAMGGLAIGVTGILYVFVSPIVASLILS; from the coding sequence ATGAGCGAATTTGTTTCCAATCCTCTATTTGGGATTGCATTATCTATCCTAGCCTATCTAGTAGGAATGCTGATTTACAGACGTTTTCCCCATCCATTGACAACGCCCCTGCTTTTGTCAGCCATTTTTATCATTATTTTCCTTAAGGCGACGGGTATTTCTTATCAAGATTATTACCAAGGTGGGGTTTATCTGAACAACTTGATTGTCCCATCGACCGTGGCTTTAGGGATTCCGCTTTATAAGAGTTTTCACCTGATGAAGCATCATGCTCGGAGTATTCTCTTTGGTAGTCTGTTAGCAGTAGTTGTCAATACTTGTTTCACTGCCATAGTAGCGAAAATATTTGGCATGGACTTTTTCCTAGCCATTTCTCTCTTTCCCAAGTCAGTGACAACCGCCATGGCAGTGGGAATCACAGAAAAATTGCAAGGATTAACAACTGTAACCTTGGTCGTCGTAGTGGCAACTGGGATTCTAACTAGTGTAATCGGACCAACCCTTTTGAAATGGTTGAAGATCGATGACCCAGTGGCTGTGGGACTTTCTCTTGGAGGAACAGGTCATGCTGTCGGAACGGGAACCGCCTTTCGATACGGATCGGTAGCAGGAGCCATGGGTGGCTTGGCTATCGGTGTCACTGGTATTCTCTACGTCTTTGTCAGCCCCATCGTAGCCAGTTTGATATTGAGTTAA
- a CDS encoding ABC transporter ATP-binding protein, with amino-acid sequence MTLLALENVTKSYGATAALDNISLEISAGKIVGLLGPNGSGKTTLIKLINGLLQPNKGRVLINGQDPSPATKAIVSYLPDTTYLNEEMKVKDALTYFKTFYQDFNLERAQHLLADLGIDENSRLKKLSKGNKEKVQLILVMSREARLYVLDEPIGGVDPAARDYILNTIINNYSPTSTVLISTHLISDIEPILDEIIFLKDGKVVRQGNVDDIRYESGESIDQLFRQEFKA; translated from the coding sequence ATGACACTACTAGCACTTGAAAATGTAACAAAATCATATGGAGCAACCGCGGCACTTGACAATATCTCACTAGAAATCTCAGCCGGAAAGATTGTCGGGCTCCTTGGACCAAACGGATCCGGGAAAACAACCCTAATCAAACTAATCAATGGCCTCCTTCAACCAAATAAAGGACGTGTCCTCATTAACGGACAGGATCCAAGTCCTGCTACCAAAGCGATCGTTTCCTATCTGCCAGACACAACCTACCTCAATGAAGAGATGAAGGTTAAGGATGCTCTAACCTATTTTAAAACCTTCTATCAGGATTTCAATCTCGAAAGAGCCCAACACCTTTTAGCCGATCTCGGTATTGATGAAAACAGTCGCCTCAAGAAACTATCAAAAGGAAACAAGGAAAAGGTCCAACTCATCTTGGTTATGAGCCGTGAAGCCCGCCTCTACGTTCTGGACGAACCAATCGGAGGCGTGGATCCGGCGGCCCGTGATTATATCCTCAATACCATCATCAATAACTACTCACCAACTTCTACGGTGCTGATTTCAACCCACTTGATTTCAGATATTGAGCCAATCTTGGATGAGATCATCTTCCTCAAAGACGGGAAAGTCGTCCGCCAAGGAAATGTTGATGATATTCGTTACGAGTCAGGTGAATCAATTGACCAGCTCTTCCGCCAGGAATTTAAAGCCTAA
- a CDS encoding GntR family transcriptional regulator yields MSWSFDNTKPIYLQIMEKIKLQIVSHELEPNQQLPTVRDLASEAGVNPNTIQRALSDLEREGFVYSKRTTGRFVTEDLDLILQSRKQLSEEQLQQFVSCMLQFGYKKEELPNVLSDYIKGV; encoded by the coding sequence ATGTCCTGGTCATTTGATAATACAAAACCGATTTATTTACAGATTATGGAAAAAATCAAATTACAGATTGTTTCCCATGAACTGGAACCTAACCAACAGCTCCCAACCGTGAGAGATTTGGCGAGTGAGGCTGGGGTCAATCCCAATACCATTCAGCGCGCCTTGTCTGACCTCGAACGTGAAGGATTTGTATACAGCAAGCGGACAACTGGTCGATTTGTCACCGAGGATTTAGACCTCATCCTTCAGTCCCGCAAACAACTTTCCGAGGAGCAACTGCAACAATTCGTCTCTTGCATGCTTCAATTTGGCTACAAAAAAGAAGAACTGCCAAATGTATTAAGCGACTATATTAAAGGAGTTTAA
- the nrdR gene encoding transcriptional regulator NrdR, which translates to MRCPKCGATKSSVVDSRQAEEGNTIRRRRECDECQHRFTTYERVEERTLVVVKKDGTREQFSRDKIFNGIIRSAQKRPVSSDEIGMVVNRIEQKLRSRSENEIQSEYIGSLVMEELAELDEITYVRFASVYRSFKDVSELESLLQQITQSSKKKKEK; encoded by the coding sequence ATGCGTTGTCCAAAATGTGGGGCTACCAAGTCTAGTGTTGTTGATAGTCGACAAGCCGAAGAAGGAAATACCATCCGTCGAAGACGTGAGTGCGACGAGTGTCAGCATCGTTTTACAACCTATGAACGAGTAGAAGAAAGAACGCTGGTTGTCGTCAAAAAAGACGGTACACGAGAGCAGTTTTCGAGAGATAAAATCTTTAATGGGATTATTCGCTCAGCCCAGAAACGCCCTGTTTCGAGTGATGAAATCGGCATGGTGGTCAATCGCATCGAGCAAAAACTCCGTAGTCGCAGTGAGAATGAGATCCAAAGCGAATACATTGGGTCTTTAGTCATGGAAGAATTGGCAGAGCTTGATGAGATTACCTATGTTCGTTTTGCCAGTGTTTACCGTAGCTTTAAGGATGTGAGTGAGTTGGAGAGTCTGCTCCAGCAAATCACCCAGTCCTCAAAAAAGAAAAAGGAAAAATAA
- a CDS encoding DnaD domain protein, which yields MKPNDRFSFLKNNRVSQDTSSLVQCYLPIIGQEALSLYLYAITFWDGGQKEHLFSHILNHLNFGMPTLLQSFKILSALDLLTLYQKGETYELQLHSPLSSQDFLSHSVYSRLLEKKIGDTAVSAMKQAPSEGEAFSVSLSQVFPTLTEEVTPSESKSKLKNDFDLEHFQRLMARDGLRFEDEQADVLELFAIADEKKWTWFETYQLAKATAVAQVISVKRMREKIAQKPASSDFSSKEMTIIREAKNKTPLEFLAEIKQTRKGNITQSERELLHQMASLGLLDEVINIVLLLTFNKVDSANVNEKYAMKVANDYAYQKIRTAEEAVLRIRERQQKGQEDQKSKTSSTKTNVPKWSNPEYKNQTSEETRLELERKKQEMLARLEEGGD from the coding sequence ATGAAGCCAAATGACCGTTTTTCTTTTCTAAAGAATAATCGGGTGTCGCAAGATACCTCTTCTCTGGTGCAGTGCTACCTCCCGATTATCGGTCAGGAGGCACTGAGCCTCTATCTATATGCCATTACCTTTTGGGATGGTGGACAAAAGGAACACCTCTTTTCCCACATCCTCAACCACTTAAACTTTGGCATGCCGACCTTGCTCCAATCCTTTAAAATCTTATCTGCTTTGGATTTATTGACCCTTTATCAAAAGGGGGAAACTTATGAATTGCAGCTTCATTCTCCCCTCTCCAGTCAGGATTTTTTAAGTCATTCTGTCTATAGTAGATTATTGGAGAAAAAGATTGGGGATACAGCTGTTTCTGCTATGAAGCAGGCTCCAAGTGAGGGGGAAGCTTTCTCTGTTTCTTTGAGTCAAGTATTTCCAACCCTGACTGAAGAAGTGACACCAAGCGAGTCTAAAAGCAAGTTAAAAAACGATTTTGATTTGGAACATTTCCAGCGGCTGATGGCTCGAGATGGCTTGCGTTTTGAAGACGAGCAGGCAGATGTTTTGGAATTGTTTGCCATCGCAGACGAAAAAAAATGGACCTGGTTTGAAACCTATCAATTAGCTAAGGCGACAGCGGTGGCTCAGGTTATTTCAGTCAAACGCATGCGTGAAAAGATAGCACAAAAACCAGCATCTTCTGACTTTAGCTCCAAAGAAATGACCATTATCAGGGAAGCCAAAAATAAAACTCCTCTAGAATTTTTAGCCGAAATCAAGCAAACACGTAAGGGAAACATCACCCAAAGTGAAAGAGAACTCCTTCACCAGATGGCGTCTTTAGGCTTGTTGGACGAAGTCATCAATATCGTCTTGCTTCTAACCTTTAACAAGGTTGATTCGGCTAATGTCAATGAAAAATATGCCATGAAGGTCGCAAATGACTATGCTTATCAAAAAATTCGAACAGCAGAAGAAGCTGTGCTTCGGATTCGAGAACGTCAGCAAAAAGGCCAAGAAGACCAAAAATCGAAAACTAGCTCGACTAAGACAAATGTTCCCAAGTGGAGCAATCCCGAATACAAGAATCAAACCAGTGAGGAAACTCGTCTGGAACTAGAACGTAAAAAACAAGAAATGTTAGCCCGATTAGAAGAAGGAGGAGACTAG